The Syntrophorhabdaceae bacterium genome contains a region encoding:
- a CDS encoding sigma 54-interacting transcriptional regulator yields MIDENDFFRKACLAILSTLKIENALLKTLSYLGTMMPADELFLHIYDFGLKAVRTVARADSSGGTTVGGVIPMPFDPSLALKTEQTPYVQVVNRPQEDPATRLMGRALGKPDSSVLVMRLTLEDHRPGTVVLRADGPDAFTGEHARLFALLNEPFGMALSNSLQHDQVLRLSEALADESRYFQRELARRSGETVVGEEFGLRHTMEMVRQVAPLASPVLLLGETGTGKEVIANAIHNLSGRRGGPFIKVNCGALPEGLVDSELFGHEKGAFTGAINRKRGRFERAHEGTLFLDEVGELPPAVQVRLLRVLQTKEFERVGGASPIMVDVRIIAATNRDLASMVGKGSFREDLWYRLNVFPIFLPPLRERKTDIPALVYYLMERKAREMALPGLPQLGPTSMDRLLEYHWPGNVRELDNVIERAIVLGKGEPLHFPDLLAPSEEMPERGREGPDRTFRRLEEVEATHIRDVLAATMGKIHGPGGAAELLGLHPNTLRHRMTKLGIAFGKKIRSCQQKIGRNE; encoded by the coding sequence ATGATTGATGAAAACGATTTTTTTCGCAAGGCCTGTCTTGCCATATTGAGCACCTTGAAGATTGAGAATGCTCTCTTGAAGACCCTGTCGTATCTCGGGACGATGATGCCGGCTGACGAGCTATTCCTCCATATTTATGACTTCGGACTCAAGGCAGTCCGCACGGTCGCGCGGGCGGACTCCTCAGGCGGCACGACCGTGGGCGGGGTAATACCCATGCCCTTCGATCCCTCCCTGGCACTTAAAACCGAACAAACGCCCTACGTCCAGGTGGTGAACCGACCTCAGGAGGACCCCGCCACCAGGCTCATGGGGAGGGCCTTGGGAAAACCGGATTCTTCCGTTCTCGTGATGCGTCTTACCCTCGAGGATCACCGCCCCGGCACAGTTGTCCTGCGTGCCGACGGCCCTGACGCCTTTACGGGGGAGCACGCGCGTCTCTTCGCCCTTCTCAATGAGCCTTTCGGGATGGCCTTGTCGAACAGCCTCCAGCATGATCAGGTCCTCCGGTTGAGCGAGGCCCTGGCCGACGAAAGCCGTTACTTTCAGCGGGAGTTGGCCCGGCGCTCGGGCGAGACCGTGGTGGGCGAGGAGTTCGGCCTTCGCCATACCATGGAAATGGTGCGCCAGGTGGCGCCCCTCGCGAGCCCCGTCCTTTTGCTCGGGGAAACGGGCACGGGTAAGGAGGTGATCGCCAATGCGATCCATAACCTTTCCGGCCGCAGGGGCGGACCCTTTATCAAAGTGAACTGCGGCGCCCTGCCCGAGGGCCTGGTGGACAGCGAGCTCTTCGGCCACGAAAAAGGGGCATTTACCGGCGCGATCAACCGGAAACGGGGGCGCTTCGAGCGGGCCCACGAAGGCACCCTCTTCCTCGACGAGGTGGGGGAGCTTCCCCCCGCGGTACAGGTGCGGCTCTTACGGGTGCTCCAGACAAAGGAATTCGAAAGAGTGGGCGGCGCCTCCCCTATAATGGTGGACGTCCGGATCATCGCGGCAACCAACCGGGACCTCGCGAGCATGGTCGGCAAGGGTTCCTTCAGGGAAGACCTCTGGTACCGGCTCAACGTCTTCCCCATTTTCCTGCCACCTCTCAGAGAAAGAAAGACGGATATCCCGGCCCTCGTCTATTACCTCATGGAGCGGAAGGCCCGGGAGATGGCATTGCCCGGTCTCCCGCAACTGGGCCCCACCTCGATGGACCGGCTCCTCGAATATCATTGGCCGGGAAATGTTCGCGAGCTCGATAATGTGATAGAACGGGCTATTGTGCTCGGCAAAGGGGAACCTCTCCATTTCCCGGACCTCCTGGCCCCTTCAGAAGAGATGCCTGAAAGGGGAAGGGAGGGACCGGATCGCACCTTCCGACGCCTTGAAGAGGTAGAGGCTACCCACATTCGGGATGTCCTTGCGGCAACCATGGGGAAGATACACGGTCCCGGCGGGGCGGCCGAACTCCTCGGCCTCCATCCCAACACTTTGAGGCACAGGATGACAAAGCTGGGCATTGCCTTCGGAAAAAAAATAAGGTCATGTCAACAAAAGATTGGAAGGAACGAATAG